The following is a genomic window from Armatimonadota bacterium.
CGAGGGGCTCTACCCGGCGATAGATCCGCTCGAATCCGGCTCCAGCCTGTTGACGCCCCACGTCGCGGGCGAACGGCACTACCGCGTCGCTCAGGAAGTTCGCGGAACGCTGGCCAATTACGAGGAACTCAAGGACATTATCGCCATGCTCGGGCTCGAGGAACTGTCGCGGGGCGACCGCCAAGTCGTCAACCGGGCGCGGCGGCTGGAGCGATTCCTGACGCAGCCCTTCTTCACGACCGAGCAGTTCACCGGCCGCGAAGGGCGCATGGTCAGCCTCGATGAGGCGCTCGACGGCTGCGAGCGAATACTCAACGACGAATTCGCCGATGAGCCCGAGAGTTCGCTGTACATGATCGGAAGCGTTGACGAGGCAGAGAAGCGATGAGGCTCAAGATTCTGCTGCCGACGGAGATCCTGGTTGACGAGGACGCAGACAAGATCGTCGCCGAGGCCGAGAACGGCTCGTTCTGCCTGTTGCCGCGCCACGTTGATTTCGTTGCGCCGCTCGTGCCCGGTCTGCTCTCGTACGTGGCGAGCGACGACGGGCGCGAGGAATTCGTGGCGGTGGATGTCGGCATTCTGGTCAAGCGCGGCGCGGAGGTCATGGTTTCCACGAGCAACGCCGCGCGCGGCGCAGACCTGGGGCAGCTGCGGGAGACGGTGGCAGGCCGGTTCCGCGACTTGGCGGACCGCGAACGTCTGACGCGCACCGCCCTCGCGCGGATCGAGTCGAACATCGTGCGGCGATTCATGGAGCTCGGAGAGGCCTGGAATGACTGATCGTCGCGAGTCCGACGGCAGAGACAGCAGGGAGGAGCTGTGCGAACAAGTCGCCGTCAAGGCCGCGCGCAAGGCGCGCGCCCGGCGCGAGAAGGAACGAAGCGTGTGGTTCGGGTTGGGCATGTTCGGCGTCGTGGGTTGGTCGGTGGCGATGCCGACTCTGATCGCGGTGGCGATCGGCGTGTGGATTGACGGCAGATGGCCAAGCCAGTACTCGTGGACGCTGATGCTCCTCTTCGTCGGGATTGCCCTGGGCTGCCTCAATGCGTGGTATTGGGTGAATCGTGAGCGCAGCGTGATTGAGAAACGGGGCGAGGAGGAAGAGCGGGATGAGTAACGTGCCCGCGCTCGTCTTCGCCTCTCTCGCCGGCTTCGCGCTCGGCTCGTTCTACTTCGCGGCGCTGTGGCTTACGGTGCGACATCTGCCGGATGCGCGGCGGCCCGCGCTGCTCACGCTCGGCAGTCTCTTCATCCGTGTCGCGGTCGTGCTCGCCGGCTTCTATCTGGTCGGCGCCGGCCACTGGGAGCGCCTCGTATTGGCTCTGTTCGGATTCGTGTGCGCGCGCGCCGTCATCGCGCGGCGCCTTCGCCCACACGCAAACGCGCTCCCGTCCGGTGCGGACGGTGACCCGAGGACATGGAGCTAACCCCTGACAGCATAGTGTTCTGGCGCAGCGGGCCGGTGACGCTGAATGCGACCATCGTGTTCACGTGGGTCGTCATGGCCTTTCTGGTCATCGGGTCGTGGCTCGTCACGCGCAGGCTGGCGTCCGGCCCCGACATGTCGCGCGGCCAGAATCTCCTCGAAGTGCTGGTCACCGGCATGCGGGCGCAAATCCGCGAAATCAGTCAACAGGAGGCGGGTCGTTACTTGCCGTTCGTGGGCACGCTGTTCCTGTTCATCGCGGTGTCGAACATCCTCAACATCGTGCCCGGGTACTCGCCGCCGACGGGGTCTCTGTCCACGACTGCGGCATTGGCGCTGTGTGTTTTCATCGCGGTGCCGGCCTACGGCATCTCGCAGCAGGGCCTGGGCGGGTACCTGCGCCAATACGTCCGCCCGAGCGTCTTCATGCTGCCCTTTAACATCATCGGCGAGGTATCGCGCACCCTCGCGCTGGCGGTCCGGCTGTTCGGCAACATCATGAGCGGGACGATGATCGTCGGCATCTTGCTCGCACTGACCCCGCTGTTCTTCCCCATCGTCATGCATGCCCTCGGCTTGCTGACCGGGCTGGTTCAAGCGTATATATTCGCGGTTCTCGCGATGGTCTACATAGCTTCCGCAACACGCGTGCGCGAAGAGCGCGTTGAGCCAAGCCAAGCGCCCGCAGAAGGAGACGCGTAGTATGAACGGTCCCGAGATCACCGCAATGGTATCCATCGTCGTGTCGGGATTGACGATGGCGATCGGCTCGATCGGGCCCGCGCTGGCAGAGGGCCGCGCGGTCACCGGCGCCCTCAGCTCCATCGCCCAGCAGCCCGACGAAGCGAACACGATTACGCGGACGCTGTTCGTCGGCCTGGCGATGATCGAGTCCACCGCGATCTACTGCTTCGTCGTCGCGATGATTCTGATTTTCGCCAACCCGTTCTGGAATCACTTCGTGGCGAGCGGACGATAGAGCGTCGACGCAGCAGCTTGGCGGGTCGGCATGTCCGTGATATCAACCGGCGACCCGCAGATGAGGCCGCTCCATGCAGATTGACTGGTTCACGCTGGTCGCGCAAATCATAAACTTCCTGATCCTCGTCGGGCTGCTGATGCGGTTCCTGTACCGCCCGATCATCCGGGCGATGGACGAGCGGGAGGAGAGGATCGCCGCGCGCGTCAAGGATGCCGAAGCGCGCGAGCAGGAGGCGGAAGACCAGACTCGCTCCTATCGCGAGCAGCGCCGCGAGTTGGACAACCAGACACAGCAATTGCTCGACGAGGCAGAGACACGAGCCGAGGAGCACCGTCAGCAGTTGATGGCAAGAGCGCGCGGGGAAGTGGAGCAGACCCAGGCCACGTGGCGCGAGGCGATTGCGCGCGAGCAGGCGTCGTTCCTCGAGGAACACCGCACTCGGGCAGGCGATGAAGTATGCGCGGTCGCAGCTCGCACGCTCAAGGACCTGGCCAATCGGGAATTGCAGGAGCACATGATTGAAGTGTTCCTCGGGCAAATCGAGCATCTCGCCGACGCCGACCGCCGGGAGCTCACCGCTGCCATCGCCGAGTCGGGGAATCGCGTCGTCGTCACGAGCGCGTTCGATATCTCCGCGGACAGTCGCGACAAGATCGCCCGCGCGATTCGCGAGCGGCTTGTCAGCGACGGCGACGTGCAGTTCCAGATTGCGCGGGACTTGATCTGCGGCATCGAGTTGAAGTCAGGCGGCCGCAAGATCTCGTGGAACGTCGCCGGCTACTTGGATGCGCTCCAGGCACGGCTGTCGCAGGTTCTCGCTCAGGAAGCGGAGGGCGCCGGTGGCGAGTGACCGGAACACGCTGAACAGGGTGGTCGAGGATACGTTCCGAGTCCTGGATCGTGTCAGAGCGGCCCACACGCCCGACCTGCGAGTTCGCGAGACGGGCACCGCGACATACGTCGCGAAAAGCATCGCCCGCGTGCGCGGCTTGCCGGGGGTGCAGGCCGATGAGTTGATACGCTTCCCGGGCGATCTCCTCGGACTGGCCTTCAATCTCGACCCCGACGAAGTCGGCGTCGTGCTCCTGGGCGAAAGCGAGCGTGTCGAGGCCGGGTGCGAGGTACAGCGCACGGGCAGACTGCTCGACGTACCGGTGGGCGAAGCCCTGCTGGGGCGGATCATCAACGCGACCGGCCAGCCGCTCGACGATAAAGGCCCCGTGCGCACGCTGGAGCGGCGGCCCGTCGAGCAGCCCGCCCCCGCCATCATGGACCGCGCTCCCGTCAGCACGCCCCTGCAGACCGGCATCAAGGCAATAGACGCGTTGATCCCCATCGGCTGCGGCCAGCGCGAACTTATCCTCGGCGACCGCCAGACCGGCAAGACCGCGATAGCGCTGGACACCATCATCAATCAACGGGACCGCGACGTGCTTTGCGTCTACTGCGCCATCGGGCAGCGCAGCTCGTCCGTGGCCAAGGTCGTCGCCGACCTGCGGGAGCACGCCGCGTTGGCGTACTCCGTCATCATGGTCGCTCCGGGCGAACACCCGCCGGGGCTGCAATACGTCGCCCCCTACGCGGCGACGACCATCGCGGAGTACTTCATGGCCCGTGGCCGTGACGTGCTGATCGTGTACGACGACCTGACGCGTCACGCTCGTGCCTACCGGGAACTCTCTCTTCTCCTCAGGCGTCCGCCGGGGCGGGAAGCCTATCCCGGCGACATCTTCTACATCCATTCCCGCCTCCTGGAACGCGCGACCCGCCTGCGGCCGGAACGCGGCGGCGGGGCGCTGACTGCGCTGCCGATCGTCGAGACGGAGGCGCAGAACATGTCGGCGTATATCCCGACGAATCTGATCTCGATCACCGACGGGCAGATCTATGTCGCGCCCGACCTCTTTCATAAGGGAATACTCCCAGCGGTGGATGTCGGCAGGTCGGTGTCGCGGGTCGGAGGCAAGGCGCAGCTTCCCGCCTACCAACGCGTCGCCGGCGAGCTCCGTCTTGCTTACACCCAATTCGAGGAACTGGAGGCGTTCTCGCGCTTCGGCACGCGGCTCGACGAAGATACGCGCAGCACCCTGGAGCGCGGCCGACGCGTGCGCGAGGCGTTGAAACAGCCGCAGTATGCACCGCTGCCGCCGGCGGAGCAAATGGCGGTGCTCATGGCCGTGACCGAGGGGCTCTTTGACGACCTTTCGGTGGAGCGGACGCGCGCGGCGGAAGAGGCGGTGCGTGCGGCGGTTCGGGAGCGGACGCCGGCCGTGTCGAAGCGGATCGAGCAAGGCGAGAAGCTCAGCGACGAGGATTACGAAACGTTGCTCGCCGTGATGCGCGAAGTCGTGCAGTTGCGCTTCGGTGGACCTGGGAATGGAAACACTTGAGGCCCTGCGGCGTAAGATTGACAGCGCGAAGGATCTGCGATCCGTTGTGAAGACGATGAAGGCCCTCGCGGCGGTGAACATCCAACACTTCCGCGAGGCGGTGACCTCGCTGGCCGAGTACTACCGCGCCGTCGAAATGGGCTTGCACGTCGCGCTGCGCAGCCGGCCCGAGGGCAGCAGGCTATCCGAGCCTCCCAAGGACCGCCGGCTGGGCGCAGTCATCATCGGCTCGGATCAGGGCATGGTCGGGCAGTTCAACGAGCAGCTCGCGCATTACGCGCTCGACGAGATGAACGGCTTCGGCGTCGGGCGCCAAGACCGCGCGGCGCTGGCTGTCGGCACCCGTCTGCTCGGGCCCCTGGAGGACGCGGGGCAGCCAGTGGATGACGTCTTCCCGGTCCCGGTGTCTGTCGCCGGCATCACGCCCACGGCTCAGGATATCCTGCTGAGGATAGACGAGTGGCATTCCGAGCTGGGCCTCGACCGTGTCGTGCTGTTCTACAACCGGCCGATCTCCTCTACCACTTACCGTCCTCACAGCGTCCAGATCTTGCCCGTTAATCCGCGGTGGCTGCAAGAGTTGGCGCGCAAGCCGTGGCCGGGCCGGACGCTGCCGGCGTTTCGCGTCGAGTGGAACCGGCTGTTCTCCGCGCTGATACGGCAGTACCTGCTGGTGTCGGTGTACCGCGCAGTCGTCGAGTCCCTGGCCAGCGAGAACCAGAGCCGTGTGGCCGCAATGCAAGCCGCGGAGAAGAACATCGAGGACCGGCTGCATGAACTCAACCGGAGATATCATCTTCAACGCCAGGATTCGATCACCGAGGAACTGCTCGATATCGTCGGCGGCTTTGAGGCACTCGGTGGCGTCGCGTAAGTAATCCGCTCAGGGATGCTCCATGAAACTGAGTAACATAGCTGCGGCAATGGCGCGGTACGAGGTCGTCCTCGAGCCCGACGAGGACACGCCCGAGTGGTGGGCGGGCGCCCCGTCGGTCGTGGTGGCGGATGACGGCACCTTCTACATGGCCGCTCGGATGCGCGAAGGACGATCACCGCGTGGGAAGCGCGGGTATGAGATCCGCATACTCAAGAGCGCCGACGGCCGCAGCTTCGAGCCGATCAATCGCATCCTGCGCGAGGATGCCGGCGTGCCGGGGTTCGAGCGCCCGTCGCTGGTGCGGGATCCGCGCACCGGTAAGTACCGGCTCTATGGCTGCGCGGGACTGGAGGACGGATGGGCGATCCTGAGATTCGATGACGCCGACGACCCCGCGCGATTCGATGCACGCTCGTGGAAGGTAACGCTCGCCGCGGATCCCAACGACCGGTTCGTCAACATGGCGGGGTACAAAGACCCCGTCGTGCTGTGGGAGGCCGGGCAGTGGCACATGTTCGTCATCGGCTTCGACCGTGTCGAGCGCGTCTTCCATTTCACGAGCGATGACGGGGATGCGTGGCGCGCCGCCGCGCAAGGGCCGGTAATGGAGAACGTGGGCTGGCACAACTACTACACCCGCCCGGCGAGCGTCGTGCCGATGACCATTGGTTACGCCTTCGTTTACGAAGGCTCGCACGTCACCTGGCGCGATCCGGCGTACAACATCGCGACGGGCCTGGCGTACTCGCCGGATCTCGCTGATCTGATTGACCTCACCCCGCACGAGCCGCTGCTGAAGAGCACCACCCCCGGTGACTACCATACCTGGCGTTATTCCCACTGGCTGCCGGTCGGCGACCGCCTCTACGTCTACGCCGAAGTGGCCCGCCCGAACAACACCAACGAGATTCGCCTCTCGGTCGTAAGTCGAGACGCGCTGAGCTGAGGATGTGTTGGAAAGCGGCCGGCCCCAGCGCGGCGAGCAGATCCGCGGGTGCGGCTTGATTGAAGTCGGCGCTTCCGGCGATCACGGGGCCGGTGCGGACGGCTTGTCAGAGGACGCAGCGCTAGTCCTGCACTTCGTTGACCCGATCCAGGGCCACGCTGAGCAAGCGCGTGGATGGAGCGGTGCCTTGCTCGCCAACGATGAGAACGACGTAGCGCCAGGTGCGAACGCACCGGATTCCCCGTCCCATCGAGTCCGTGCCGACGAAGGCGTACTCGCGGAACGCTGCTCCGCCCAGTTGGTTGTCCGGGCGACCGCGATAGAAACCCTTGAGCTGCTCCCACTGCTCGCGCGCTCGTGCCTCGTTGTCGGCGCGTACCAACATTAACGTCCAAGTGCTCCCGCGGAAACTGTATTCGGCGATCATGGCGTTGGTGAGAAACCCGTGCCCGAGGACGTTGCGCGCCACATACTGCAACGCCGTCCTGTGGAATCCGGGCAGTTGCATCGCTGCCGTCCACGCCGGGAGCTCGGACGACCCCTTGAGTCCGACGGCGATATCCTGTGCGAGACCGATCAGGGCATCGCTCGACGGGCGCTCCGCGCTCGTGCCGCTCACGCGGACGAAGCAGCGCGACTGCCAGTACAGGATCGCTTCGTCCGCAACATTGACGCCTGCAGCGCCTATTTCCACGGCCGCGCGGCCGTGTCCGCGCACCTGGCTGTACACGCCGAAGGCGTTGATCGGCTTGTCCTGGTCGAAGACCTCCGCGTCAATCGTCGCGTCACCCACTTCGTAACGGGCGACGACCAGGCCCTGGCAGTCGTAGGACAGGAACAGATCCGCCTCGCCGTCAATCGCTTCATACATGCCTTCCGGCGGGTAGGTCCGCACCTCCGCCGGCTCGCCGAGATCGGCGGCCGGGCCCGCTTCACGCAGGGCTGCGGCGGCTTGCCGGAGTGATTCCGGCGCGGTAGTCGGGCCGGGCGGCTTGCTAGCCGACGGCCGGGGCGAATGGCGCTTGGCGCATCCGGCGAGCAGTAGCAGAAGCACAGCCATCGCCACCCCCAGCATCGCTCTTGTCAGCGAACGTGCGGCCATGTGCCAGTCCTTTCCCCAAGCGGCTTAGGTTGTGTTCCCCAGCAGCCGGACCGCTCCCTGCGGGTGCGAACTCATATGGGTTGAGATGATGACAGGACTACCTGTCCCGGCGTGGGAAGACGAGTCCTCAGTTGCCGTCGCAGTCGTCAATAGGCGCGGCGGCACGGGGAGCAGGAAGCGATGTGCAACCAGATCAATGCAGACGATAGCGCGCGGCGCAAGCAGATGACGCGGCGCGGGTTCCTGGGAGTTGCGGGAGCGGCGGCCTGCGGCGTGGGTGCGATCGTGGCGGGTTGCGTCCGCAAACAGGCGGCGGCGCCCCCGCCGGGCGCGTCGCAGTCCGAGCGTAAGGAGACCGGCGCTGCTTCGCCGCCGGCGAAGCGGATCCTCGGCCGCACGGGGATCGAGGTCAGCGTGCTCAGCATGGGTGGCATCGCGGTCAATGCGGACGTCTTGCGCGCCGGCCTCGACAAGGGCATCAACCTCATACACTGCGCAATGGGATACGGCACGCTCGATCAAGTGGCGGAAGCCGTCGCCGGGCGGCGCGACCAAGTGTTCTTGGGACTAAAGTACGAGCGAGCAGGCCGCGCGGACTGGGACTACCTCGGTCGCGCCCTCGAGATGCTGAAGGTGGACCACGTGGATATCCTGTTCTTTCCCCTCAACACGCCCGATGCGGCCCGCGATCGCACGCACCTCGAGTTCTTCGAACAGGTCAAACGACGCAAGCGGGCGAGGTTCATCGGTATCACGACTCACGCCAATGTTGCACCCGCCCTGCAAGCCGCCGTGCAGGCGGGCTTCTGGGATGTGCTCATGCCGTCCTATGTCCCGGCGCAAAAGGCGCGCGCCGCGCTGCGCCCCGTCCTCGACGCGGCTCAGAAGAAGAGCCTCGGGGTAGTCGCGATGAAGACGATGACCGGCATACGTCCCGCGGCGGTGGCGCAAATGCAGACCGTCGTCAGGGAGGTGCTTGCGGATGTGAGCGTCACGACGCTGTGCAAGGGCATGCCGACGTTCGAGCGCATCGACGCCCTTCTCTCGGCACCGGGCGGCCCGCCGAGCAAGGCTGACAGCGCATCCCTACAACGGCACCTCGTGTCACGCCAAGGGGACGTGTGCGTGTTGTGCGGGGAATGCCCGCCCTGCCCGCGCGGCGTCAACGTGTTCGAGGTGATGCGCGTCTTCGATTACTACTACGTGCAAGCTGGCTACGGCGAGTTTGCGCGCGGCATGTATCGTTCGATGCCCCCGGGCCAGCGGGGCGCCGCGTGCGATGACTGCGGGGAATGCGCCGCGAAGTGTGCCTATGACATTGACATTGCTCGCCGGGTCCGCGCCGCCGACTTGATTCTCGGATGACTCGCTGCGCACGACACGCCGCTTCGGCGCATGCACGCGTGTCGCCCCGCCGGGGCAGCGCGTGCCTTCGCCCGACCATGCACTAACACCGTGGCTTGAACTCGCAACAGGCCTTACCGCTCCCGGCGCAGTAGATATGGGTCGAGGAGAATTCGATGAAGACAGCGGTGTTGAGCGACGGCGCGATAACCGTTAGAGATGTCCCCGAGCCGCCTCTGGCCCCCGACCACGTCATGGTGCGCGTGCGCGCGTGCGGCATCTGCGGCAGCGACCTGCGCTACATGGCGGGCGAGAACCCCTGGGCCCAGCACACCCTGGGCGTGCGCAAGCCCAATCCGCCGCGCATGGTTCCGGGCCATGAGGTCGCCGGCGAAATCGTCGCCGTCGGCGATCCCGCAATGGCACATCGCATCGGCGAGCGCGTCGTCATGATGGCCTTCCGCGGCGATGACACGTGCTACTACTGCCGCCGCGGCTTTCACAACCTGTGCGAGAACACCTCCCATCTCGGCCACGCGGCCGGTTGGGCGGAACTCGACCTCAACCCAGGCGGGATGGCCGAGCTGTGCCCCATCTGGGCCGAGAATGCGTACACGCTCCCGGATAGCATCTCGTTCGAGGACGCCACGCTGCTCGACGGCGCCGGAGTGGCGCTCCACGCGGTTCACGTCGGCGGCGTTCAATCCGGCGAGCCGGTGGCCGTCACCGGCTGCGGGAGCATCGGCCTGCTTATCGTACAGGTCGCCAAGGCGCTGGGCGCCGGCCCCGTGGTCGCCATTGATGTCGCGGACAAGCCGCTCGCCTTGGCGGGAGAACTCGGGGCAGACCTCGTCCTCAACGCGCGAGAGAGCGACGTCGCAGCGGCAGTCACGCGTGCCACCGACGGCCTCGGCGCGGCGACCAGCTTTGACACGGTCGGCGCCGACGCGACGATCGCACAGTCCCTGTGCCTGCTCCGCCGCGGCGGCACTGCCGTCATGCTCGCCGTGGAACTGAGGGACGCGAAGCTGCCCATGAGTTGTATCGCCGGCGAGCGCGGTCTGCGCGTAGCGGCCAACTTCGCCTATGATGAGTTCCCCGAGGTCATCGAGATGATGGCTGCGGGGCAGATTCGCGGCGGGCCGATGATCACCCATGTCTTTCCGTTGGATGAAACCCCGCGCG
Proteins encoded in this region:
- a CDS encoding F0F1 ATP synthase subunit epsilon, translating into MRLKILLPTEILVDEDADKIVAEAENGSFCLLPRHVDFVAPLVPGLLSYVASDDGREEFVAVDVGILVKRGAEVMVSTSNAARGADLGQLRETVAGRFRDLADRERLTRTALARIESNIVRRFMELGEAWND
- a CDS encoding AtpZ/AtpI family protein; this translates as MTDRRESDGRDSREELCEQVAVKAARKARARREKERSVWFGLGMFGVVGWSVAMPTLIAVAIGVWIDGRWPSQYSWTLMLLFVGIALGCLNAWYWVNRERSVIEKRGEEEERDE
- a CDS encoding ATP synthase subunit I is translated as MSNVPALVFASLAGFALGSFYFAALWLTVRHLPDARRPALLTLGSLFIRVAVVLAGFYLVGAGHWERLVLALFGFVCARAVIARRLRPHANALPSGADGDPRTWS
- a CDS encoding F0F1 ATP synthase subunit A, with the translated sequence MELTPDSIVFWRSGPVTLNATIVFTWVVMAFLVIGSWLVTRRLASGPDMSRGQNLLEVLVTGMRAQIREISQQEAGRYLPFVGTLFLFIAVSNILNIVPGYSPPTGSLSTTAALALCVFIAVPAYGISQQGLGGYLRQYVRPSVFMLPFNIIGEVSRTLALAVRLFGNIMSGTMIVGILLALTPLFFPIVMHALGLLTGLVQAYIFAVLAMVYIASATRVREERVEPSQAPAEGDA
- a CDS encoding F0F1 ATP synthase subunit C, which codes for MNGPEITAMVSIVVSGLTMAIGSIGPALAEGRAVTGALSSIAQQPDEANTITRTLFVGLAMIESTAIYCFVVAMILIFANPFWNHFVASGR
- a CDS encoding F0F1 ATP synthase subunit delta, coding for MQIDWFTLVAQIINFLILVGLLMRFLYRPIIRAMDEREERIAARVKDAEAREQEAEDQTRSYREQRRELDNQTQQLLDEAETRAEEHRQQLMARARGEVEQTQATWREAIAREQASFLEEHRTRAGDEVCAVAARTLKDLANRELQEHMIEVFLGQIEHLADADRRELTAAIAESGNRVVVTSAFDISADSRDKIARAIRERLVSDGDVQFQIARDLICGIELKSGGRKISWNVAGYLDALQARLSQVLAQEAEGAGGE
- a CDS encoding alternate F1F0 ATPase, F1 subunit alpha, which translates into the protein MRSRHGCRRFSLRKRRAPVASDRNTLNRVVEDTFRVLDRVRAAHTPDLRVRETGTATYVAKSIARVRGLPGVQADELIRFPGDLLGLAFNLDPDEVGVVLLGESERVEAGCEVQRTGRLLDVPVGEALLGRIINATGQPLDDKGPVRTLERRPVEQPAPAIMDRAPVSTPLQTGIKAIDALIPIGCGQRELILGDRQTGKTAIALDTIINQRDRDVLCVYCAIGQRSSSVAKVVADLREHAALAYSVIMVAPGEHPPGLQYVAPYAATTIAEYFMARGRDVLIVYDDLTRHARAYRELSLLLRRPPGREAYPGDIFYIHSRLLERATRLRPERGGGALTALPIVETEAQNMSAYIPTNLISITDGQIYVAPDLFHKGILPAVDVGRSVSRVGGKAQLPAYQRVAGELRLAYTQFEELEAFSRFGTRLDEDTRSTLERGRRVREALKQPQYAPLPPAEQMAVLMAVTEGLFDDLSVERTRAAEEAVRAAVRERTPAVSKRIEQGEKLSDEDYETLLAVMREVVQLRFGGPGNGNT
- a CDS encoding F0F1 ATP synthase subunit gamma, which codes for METLEALRRKIDSAKDLRSVVKTMKALAAVNIQHFREAVTSLAEYYRAVEMGLHVALRSRPEGSRLSEPPKDRRLGAVIIGSDQGMVGQFNEQLAHYALDEMNGFGVGRQDRAALAVGTRLLGPLEDAGQPVDDVFPVPVSVAGITPTAQDILLRIDEWHSELGLDRVVLFYNRPISSTTYRPHSVQILPVNPRWLQELARKPWPGRTLPAFRVEWNRLFSALIRQYLLVSVYRAVVESLASENQSRVAAMQAAEKNIEDRLHELNRRYHLQRQDSITEELLDIVGGFEALGGVA
- a CDS encoding aldo/keto reductase: MCNQINADDSARRKQMTRRGFLGVAGAAACGVGAIVAGCVRKQAAAPPPGASQSERKETGAASPPAKRILGRTGIEVSVLSMGGIAVNADVLRAGLDKGINLIHCAMGYGTLDQVAEAVAGRRDQVFLGLKYERAGRADWDYLGRALEMLKVDHVDILFFPLNTPDAARDRTHLEFFEQVKRRKRARFIGITTHANVAPALQAAVQAGFWDVLMPSYVPAQKARAALRPVLDAAQKKSLGVVAMKTMTGIRPAAVAQMQTVVREVLADVSVTTLCKGMPTFERIDALLSAPGGPPSKADSASLQRHLVSRQGDVCVLCGECPPCPRGVNVFEVMRVFDYYYVQAGYGEFARGMYRSMPPGQRGAACDDCGECAAKCAYDIDIARRVRAADLILG
- a CDS encoding alcohol dehydrogenase catalytic domain-containing protein produces the protein MKTAVLSDGAITVRDVPEPPLAPDHVMVRVRACGICGSDLRYMAGENPWAQHTLGVRKPNPPRMVPGHEVAGEIVAVGDPAMAHRIGERVVMMAFRGDDTCYYCRRGFHNLCENTSHLGHAAGWAELDLNPGGMAELCPIWAENAYTLPDSISFEDATLLDGAGVALHAVHVGGVQSGEPVAVTGCGSIGLLIVQVAKALGAGPVVAIDVADKPLALAGELGADLVLNARESDVAAAVTRATDGLGAATSFDTVGADATIAQSLCLLRRGGTAVMLAVELRDAKLPMSCIAGERGLRVAANFAYDEFPEVIEMMAAGQIRGGPMITHVFPLDETPRAFETARAKAQSGAIKVVIQP